Proteins encoded by one window of Mercenaria mercenaria strain notata chromosome 4, MADL_Memer_1, whole genome shotgun sequence:
- the LOC123553502 gene encoding adiponectin-like has translation MHLQQDKKSNKANSDNYQKARFGHEIKGTAKAKESKSERHSRSLEQVSTSRGEIDSYKTHAFFTNINEKQVQEKSKEVEQKNEYIPKKTEELFDQSLRYRRATAENVAFSYYLDHELTDISHGTTIICNQILINEGDGYNAKTGIFTAHIPGVYFLAYSIDSKVTDTNVRLLLDGTNLVDAVAQVDTMGSNMAIVRLERGQSVWLETHHLDHREFISTSTFHMVSFSGFLIYQY, from the exons ATGCATCTACAACAGGAT aaaaaaagtaataagGCAAATTCTGACAATTATCAAAAGGCTCGGTTTGGACATGAAATTAAAGGTACAGCGAAAGCCAAAGAATCAAAATCAGAAAGGCATTCCCGATCACTTGAACAAGTTTCGACAAGTCGGGGAGAAATTGATAGTTACAAAACACACGCATTTTTTACAAATATCAATGAAAAACAAGTGcaagaaaaatcaaaagaagttGAACAAAAGAATGAATATATCCCAAAGAAAACAGAAGAACTGTTTGATCAGTCATTAAGATATCGAAGAGCAACAGCTGAAAATGTTGCGTTTTCTTATTATCTTGACCACGAACTTACAGACATTTCACATGGAACTACGATCATCTGCAACCAAATCCTTATAAATGAGGGCGATGGATATAACGCTAAAACGGGAATTTTCACGGCACACATTCCAGGGGTCTATTTCCTTGCGTACAGTATTGATTCCAAAGTGACTGACACAAATGTTAGGTTATTGCTAGACGGAACAAATTTGGTCGATGCTGTTGCACAAGTTGACACAATGGGAAGTAATATGGCTATAGTAAGGCTGGAGAGAGGTCAATCGGTATGGCTTGAAACGCATCATCTTGATCACAGAGAGTTTATTTCAACTTCTACATTCCACATGGTTTCATTTTCTGGATTCCTCATATATCAGTATTAA